Proteins found in one Deltaproteobacteria bacterium genomic segment:
- the tsaA gene encoding tRNA (N6-threonylcarbamoyladenosine(37)-N6)-methyltransferase TrmO, which produces MEDLKIIGHVKSCYLDKFGTPRQSGLVADSCAKIILKPEFQPEASLQGLEEFSHLWIIFLFHKNTNHRFHAKVHPPRLLGESKGVFATRSPHRPNPIGLSLVKLEKIENGIIFIKEIDLIDGTPVLDIKPYLPYVESFPEAKSGWAASAKVLEIEVKFSTEAEKELIYFETKYPEKNFRKLIQDTLKLDPRPVVYRGFEEEKNSPYRSQHAVRIMDYDIHFEFLSSTEILVQKISLLP; this is translated from the coding sequence ATGGAAGATCTTAAAATTATCGGTCACGTCAAAAGCTGCTATTTAGATAAGTTCGGAACGCCTCGACAAAGTGGCCTGGTCGCTGACTCTTGTGCTAAAATCATTCTAAAGCCTGAATTTCAACCTGAAGCTTCCTTACAGGGCTTGGAAGAATTTAGTCATCTTTGGATTATTTTTTTATTTCACAAAAACACAAATCATCGGTTTCACGCCAAGGTTCATCCACCCAGATTGTTGGGTGAATCAAAAGGTGTTTTTGCCACCCGCTCTCCCCATCGCCCAAATCCCATTGGGTTATCTCTGGTTAAATTGGAAAAAATAGAAAATGGCATTATCTTTATTAAAGAAATAGATTTGATTGATGGAACTCCCGTTCTGGATATCAAGCCCTACTTGCCTTACGTTGAGTCTTTTCCTGAAGCTAAATCTGGTTGGGCCGCCAGCGCTAAAGTCCTTGAAATTGAAGTGAAATTTTCGACCGAAGCAGAGAAAGAACTTATTTATTTTGAGACTAAGTATCCAGAAAAAAATTTTCGCAAGTTAATTCAAGATACTTTAAAACTAGATCCAAGACCTGTAGTTTATAGAGGATTTGAGGAAGAAAAAAATTCACCCTATAGGTCTCAGCATGCAGTTCGAATCATGGACTATGATATCCATTTCGAATTTCTATCGAGTACTGAAATTTTAGTTCAAAAAATCAGCTTGCTTCCGTAG